A region of Ficedula albicollis isolate OC2 chromosome 10, FicAlb1.5, whole genome shotgun sequence DNA encodes the following proteins:
- the ZP3 gene encoding zona pellucida sperm-binding protein 3 produces MRSQIRLLLALLCAAPAASAPPPWEPARSDPSPWLWGDDPHSRPHAPVEVQCQEAQLVVIVHRDLFGNGRLVSAAELSLGPAACKHSRLDPSQKTVTFSAGLHECGSTVQITPDSLIYRTLLSYDPSPGSNPAIVRSNPAVIPIECHYPRRDNVTSGSIRPTWSPFNSALASEEKLLFSLRLMNEDWSSERDLSGFRLGDVLNIQAEVGSHSHVPLRLFVDSCVATLGPGAGNEPHYAIIDFNGCLVDGRSDATSSAFVTPRPRQDVLRFQIDAFRFAGDPRSLIYITCHLKVTPAEQSPDALNKACSFSKARNAWAPVEGTRDICSCCELGNCGRGRSLRPPEPWNGHRYRRHDGATSEADVVIGPVLLSSDPQGQRPESRPGAVTPLGVGTVLACAVAVVAGAGAALALSLRRRNSQ; encoded by the exons ATGCGCTCCCAAATCCGCCTCCTCCTGGCGCTGCTCTGCGCGGCCCCGGCggcttctgctcctcctccctgggagcCGGCACGGAGCgatcccagcccctggctctggggggATGATCCCCACTCCCGACCCCACGCTCCCGTGGAAGTGCAGTGCCAGGAGGCGCAGCTGGTGGTGATCGTGCACCGCGATTTATTCGGGAACGGGCGCTTGGTCAGCGCGGCCGAGCTCAGCCTGGGCCCCGCCGCCTGCAAACATTCCCgcctggatccatcccaaaAAACCGTCACCTTCAGCGCCGGCCTGCACGAGTGCGGCAGCACCGTCCAG ATCACCCCGGATTCGCTGATTTACCGGACGCTCCTGAGCTACGACCCCAGCCCCGGCAGCAACCCCGCCATCGTGCGCAGCAACCCGGCCGTGATTCCCATCGAGTGCCACTACCCGAG gcGGGATAACGTCACCAGCGGCTCCATCCGTCCCACCTGGTCTCCCTTCAACTCCGCGCTGGCGTCCGAGGAGAAGCTCCTGTTCTCCCTGCGCCTCATGAACG AGGACTGGAGCTCCGAGCGGGATCTCTCGGGGTTCCGCCTGGGGGACGTGCTGAACATCCAGGCTGAGGTGGGCTCCCACAGCCACGTCCCGCTCCGGCTCTTCGTGGACTCCTGCGTGGCCACCCTGGGCCCCGGCGCCGGCAACGAGCCCCACTACGCCATCATCGACTTCAACGG ctgcctggTGGACGGGCGCTCCGATGCCACCAGCTCGGCCTTTGTCACCCCCCGTCCCCGGCAGGACGTGCTGCGCTTCCAGATCGACGCCTTCCGCTTCGCCGGCGACCCGCGCAGCCTG ATCTACATCACGTGTCACCTCAAGGTGACACCGGCCGAGCAGAGCCCGGACGCGCTGAACAAAGCTTGTTCCTTCAGCAAGGCGCGCAACGC CTGGGCGCCCGtggaggggacaagggacatctgcagctgctgcgAGCTGGGCAACTGCGGCCGCGGCCGGAGCCTGCGGCCACCAGAGCCCTGGAACGGCCACCGCTACCGGCGACACGACg gtgccacctccGAAGCCGACGTTGTCATCGggccagtgctgctctccagtgaCCCGCAGGGCCAGCGCCCCGAGAGCCGCCCGG GCGCGGTGACACCGCTGGgcgtggggacagtgctggcCTGCGCCGTGGCCGTCGTGGCGGGGGCCGGAGCCGCGCTGGCCCTCAGCCTGAGGCGCCGGAATTCCCAATGA
- the PML gene encoding protein PML produces MSPRVSLPGSIYCPRCERALCCPCALLDTGHAPFRDLRAESRRRQDELRSLRRDLRRLRGGFEAALARLRSEALGMIPPAFPELPTPASGHPNPEGVGLEQPGGIFPAPEAPAQDLIPVFSIPGTDVPEVEVALEDNLEEDPVHPKIQSVSSLEEIHVDQPLPCSSCTKRPLPCVERGSQMSPKIMKLECDHEAGPSRPQSHWEFQTEPGPSTWQHNCVRSGDAEVGSIIICSSDDSDEDTVVVTVTPEPPPC; encoded by the exons ATGTCCCCCCGtgtgtccctccctggcagcatCTACTGCCCGCGCTGCGAGCGGGCTCTGTGCTGTCCGTGCGCGCTGCTGGACACCGGCCACGCTCCTTTCCGCGACCTGCGCGCCGAGAGCCGCCGGCGCCAGGACGAGCTGCGCTCGCTGCGCCGGGACCTGCGGCGGCTCCGCGGCGGCTTCGAGGCGGCGCTGGCGCGGCTGCGGAGCgag GCCCTGGGAATGATCCCTCCTGCCTTCCCGGAGCTTCCCACCCCCGCCTCGGGCCATCCCAATCCGGAGggggtggggctggagcagccggGCGGGATTTTCCCAGCTCCGGAGGCTCCGGCTCAGGATCTCATCCCAGttttctccatccctggcacagATGTCCCCGAGGTCGAGGTGGCCCTGGAGGACAACCTG GAAGAGGATCCAgtccatcccaaaatccagagTGTCTCCAGCCTCGAGGAGATCCACGTGGACCAG cctctgccGTGCTCCTCCTGTACCAAGCGGCCGCTTCCCTGCGTGGAGAGGGGCAGCCAGATGTCCCCCAAAATCATGAAGTTGGAATGTGACCATGAGGCAGGTCCCAGCCGTCCCCAGtcccactgggaattccagaCGGAGCCCGGCCCCTCCACGTGGCAGCACAACTGCGTCCGCAGCGGTGACGCAG AGGTCGGCAGCATCATCATCTGCAGCTCGGACGACAGCGACGAGGACACCGTGGTGGTGACGGTGACACCGGAGCCACCCCCGTGCTGA